A region of Thermobifida halotolerans DNA encodes the following proteins:
- a CDS encoding IS630 family transposase, translating to MSAPLKARRLTDPEGQKLQRIVRRGSTNTVRYRRAMIILASSSGNTVPVIARLVAADEKTVREVIHAFNTQGLSCLDPEWAGGRPRLLTPEEEALVLQTATTRPTKLGRPFTRWSLRKLTDHLAHRPKPGLRIGRETLRTLLHRHGVTFQRTTTWKDSPDPEADAELDRIEHVMEHFPDRVFAFDEFGPLGIRPTPGSGWARKNLPDRIAATYRRTHGITYFHGCYSVGDDTLWGVNHRRKGGANTLKALKSIRTARPDGAPVYVIMDNLSAHKGSKIRAWAQRNKVELCFTPTYASWAKVIEAHFGPLRQFTIANSHHPNHTVQTRALHAYLRWRNANARDPDVLAAQRRERARVRSEKGVRWGGRPLHLAA from the coding sequence GTGTCCGCACCTCTCAAAGCCCGCAGACTCACCGATCCTGAGGGCCAAAAACTCCAACGCATCGTCCGCCGGGGCAGTACCAACACCGTGCGCTACCGGCGGGCGATGATCATCCTGGCCTCCTCCAGCGGCAACACCGTCCCGGTCATCGCCCGTCTGGTCGCCGCTGATGAGAAAACCGTCCGCGAGGTCATCCACGCCTTCAACACCCAAGGGCTGAGCTGCCTGGACCCTGAGTGGGCGGGAGGCCGTCCCCGCCTACTCACCCCCGAGGAGGAAGCCCTCGTCCTGCAGACGGCCACGACCCGCCCGACCAAGCTCGGCCGGCCCTTCACCCGCTGGTCGCTGCGCAAACTCACCGACCACCTGGCCCACAGGCCCAAACCGGGCCTGCGCATCGGCCGCGAGACCCTACGGACCCTGCTCCACCGGCACGGTGTCACCTTCCAACGCACCACGACCTGGAAGGACTCACCCGACCCCGAGGCCGATGCCGAACTCGACCGCATCGAGCACGTCATGGAGCACTTCCCCGACCGGGTCTTCGCCTTCGACGAGTTCGGTCCGCTCGGCATCCGCCCCACCCCGGGCTCGGGCTGGGCTCGCAAGAACCTGCCGGACCGCATCGCGGCCACCTACCGGCGCACCCACGGCATCACCTACTTCCACGGCTGCTACTCGGTGGGCGATGACACCCTGTGGGGCGTCAACCACCGGCGCAAAGGCGGCGCGAACACGCTCAAGGCCCTGAAGTCGATCCGCACCGCACGCCCGGACGGCGCACCCGTCTACGTGATCATGGACAACCTGTCCGCGCACAAGGGCTCCAAGATCCGTGCCTGGGCCCAGCGCAACAAGGTCGAGTTGTGCTTCACCCCCACCTATGCCTCCTGGGCCAAGGTGATCGAGGCGCACTTCGGGCCGCTGCGCCAGTTCACCATCGCCAACTCCCACCACCCCAACCACACGGTGCAGACCCGGGCGCTGCACGCCTACCTGCGGTGGCGCAACGCCAACGCCCGCGACCCGGACGTGCTCGCGGCCCAACGCCGCGAACGGGCCCGGGTACGCAGCGAGAAGGGTGTTCGTTGGGGAGGCCGACCGCTACACCTCGCGGCGTGA
- a CDS encoding ATP-binding protein has product MTDEPLSAPPVDALAAVPRVFGHCPRPRPPLLLSVVLPGLPEQAAVLRCRLRDLGALPADLVSTVELLATELFANAVRRTRSGRPGGTVLVTVCRMAGYVQVGVTDDGPLPHAVDTPHVRSFDLGREGGLGLLTVHRMAARWGTVHGSGRTTVWFDLDAPSRPAA; this is encoded by the coding sequence ATGACCGACGAACCCCTCTCCGCTCCACCCGTCGACGCCCTCGCGGCGGTTCCGCGCGTGTTCGGCCACTGTCCGCGGCCCCGGCCGCCCCTCCTCCTGTCCGTGGTGCTGCCCGGACTTCCCGAGCAGGCCGCGGTGCTGCGCTGCCGCCTGCGCGACCTGGGGGCGCTGCCCGCTGATCTGGTCAGCACGGTCGAACTGCTGGCGACCGAACTGTTCGCCAACGCTGTCCGCCGCACCCGCTCCGGTCGGCCCGGCGGCACGGTGCTGGTGACCGTGTGCCGGATGGCCGGGTACGTCCAGGTCGGGGTCACCGACGACGGTCCTCTTCCCCACGCCGTGGACACGCCGCACGTGCGCTCGTTCGATCTCGGCCGGGAGGGCGGTCTCGGACTGCTGACCGTGCATCGGATGGCCGCCCGGTGGGGCACTGTCCACGGCAGCGGCCGCACCACGGTCTGGTTCGATCTTGACGCCCCGTCGCGTCCGGCCGCCTGA